One part of the Aliivibrio fischeri ATCC 7744 = JCM 18803 = DSM 507 genome encodes these proteins:
- a CDS encoding carbohydrate porin, producing the protein MKMNKYTLLAAAVSTALFSGATLAETDVALDVIAGDEAAPKVEKVNGTDVISDGWEVHGYASMNFRMVDGETVDTEFGKPDYKTAGTHGKSTNQVEFVIKKHTEHANGVWSDFVVRSEYGNGNSYAYSSPGSQKANTTAQFEIKETYVEIGGLSYLGEDTSIWGGQRYLNRSASALSGEFWKQSSGVGAGIQTKLGGNTAGFAIVAADTDGDINNGPGADGRQTLTSHDLYYYGVDVGFGSLDFDFKYITQANVQDDDGFGASITLNSSYYGLDGWSQTAIAYGKGAAQNRGVNFGSWSGGDDNAESIFFTSGGVVNISENWQMGSEVTYFAALDELFGAKDLKRYIVAARPSYKVNDNLRLEATGSYAHEEGAEGYWGRTGDDLKSDIINVELAAAFTVNADYFGRPQIKPYVSYITADDEASAKQIGIKDGKSETIIGVHTEIWF; encoded by the coding sequence ATGAAAATGAATAAATACACATTGCTTGCCGCAGCTGTTTCTACAGCACTATTTTCTGGCGCTACACTTGCAGAAACCGATGTTGCACTGGATGTCATCGCAGGTGATGAAGCTGCACCAAAAGTTGAAAAAGTAAATGGAACTGATGTTATTTCAGATGGTTGGGAAGTTCACGGTTACGCGTCAATGAACTTCCGTATGGTTGATGGCGAAACAGTAGATACTGAATTTGGTAAGCCAGACTATAAAACAGCAGGTACTCACGGAAAAAGTACTAACCAAGTTGAATTCGTAATCAAAAAACATACTGAACATGCTAATGGTGTTTGGTCTGACTTTGTCGTTCGTTCTGAATACGGTAATGGTAACTCTTACGCTTACTCATCTCCTGGTAGCCAAAAAGCCAACACAACGGCACAATTTGAAATCAAAGAAACTTATGTTGAAATTGGTGGTTTATCTTACCTAGGTGAAGATACGTCTATCTGGGGTGGTCAACGTTACCTAAACCGTTCTGCAAGTGCACTATCGGGTGAATTCTGGAAACAATCATCAGGTGTTGGTGCAGGTATTCAAACTAAACTTGGTGGCAACACAGCAGGTTTTGCAATTGTTGCTGCAGATACAGACGGTGATATCAATAATGGTCCCGGTGCTGATGGTCGACAAACACTAACCTCACACGATTTATACTACTACGGTGTTGATGTTGGCTTTGGTAGCTTAGATTTTGATTTCAAATACATCACTCAAGCTAATGTTCAAGATGATGACGGTTTTGGCGCATCTATCACATTAAACTCTAGTTACTACGGCCTAGATGGTTGGTCACAAACAGCGATTGCTTACGGTAAAGGCGCAGCGCAAAACCGTGGTGTGAACTTTGGTAGCTGGTCAGGTGGCGATGACAATGCTGAATCTATCTTCTTCACTTCAGGCGGTGTGGTAAACATTTCGGAAAACTGGCAAATGGGTTCAGAAGTAACGTATTTTGCGGCATTAGATGAACTATTTGGTGCTAAAGACCTAAAACGTTACATCGTTGCAGCACGTCCATCATACAAAGTGAACGATAACCTTCGTCTTGAAGCGACAGGTTCTTACGCTCATGAAGAAGGTGCTGAAGGTTACTGGGGACGTACTGGCGATGATCTGAAGAGTGACATTATTAACGTTGAATTAGCGGCAGCATTTACAGTTAACGCTGACTATTTCGGTCGCCCACAAATCAAACCATACGTGAGCTACATTACCGCTGATGATGAAGCAAGTGCTAAACAAATTGGCATTAAAGATGGTAAGTCAGAAACAATTATCGGTGTACACACTGAAATCTGGTTCTAA
- a CDS encoding MalM family protein codes for MNTKKLLLSLFIGLSLTACSSTEAVQQQPIEPLANSQVCCNDFSQYPWIQLATTEDIDFQLDKDSPIGHFSDGNSYFNAFKFAERSGKVQLRLSSLMINDSVAAPKLIALDHEFNVVSTTSLDQFDVKPSDAFTRTQFQLNFQLDAAKTPYFIIYSSNEYLGQSIKVKHPARIRAEELGEPMPIVTDPTYAYERFGKLKLSIKTLSLQAHKQTPQQSKVAIKSAQPETHTFYKEAIVEAVKTNDIPKALALLEEAKALGIKDAQDTFVQALESQK; via the coding sequence ATGAACACGAAAAAATTGTTACTTAGCTTATTTATCGGTCTCTCTTTGACTGCGTGTTCTTCAACCGAAGCCGTACAACAACAGCCAATAGAACCGCTCGCAAATTCTCAAGTATGCTGTAATGACTTTTCTCAATATCCTTGGATACAGCTAGCGACAACGGAAGATATCGATTTCCAATTAGATAAAGATTCACCTATTGGTCATTTTTCTGATGGAAACAGCTATTTTAATGCCTTCAAATTCGCTGAACGTTCAGGAAAAGTACAACTTCGTCTCTCTAGTTTAATGATTAATGACTCAGTTGCAGCACCAAAACTCATTGCTCTCGATCATGAATTTAATGTGGTAAGTACAACAAGTTTAGACCAATTTGATGTCAAACCATCCGATGCATTTACTCGTACTCAGTTTCAATTAAATTTCCAACTTGATGCAGCTAAAACCCCTTATTTTATTATCTATTCTTCTAATGAGTATTTAGGTCAATCTATTAAGGTGAAGCACCCAGCAAGGATCAGAGCGGAAGAATTAGGTGAACCGATGCCAATAGTGACGGATCCGACTTATGCCTATGAGCGTTTTGGTAAACTAAAGCTATCGATAAAAACGCTTTCATTACAAGCGCATAAACAAACACCTCAACAATCTAAAGTAGCAATAAAATCGGCACAACCAGAAACGCACACTTTCTATAAAGAAGCCATTGTTGAAGCAGTAAAAACAAACGACATACCTAAAGCATTAGCGCTACTAGAAGAAGCAAAAGCGTTGGGAATTAAAGATGCTCAAGATACATTTGTTCAAGCTTTAGAAAGTCAAAAATAA
- the rpmE gene encoding 50S ribosomal protein L31 has protein sequence MKVGIHPEYTAVKATCSCGNEFEFNSALGKDSIHLDVCDKCHPFYTGKQRIVDTGGRVDRFNKRFGAIGSKK, from the coding sequence ATGAAAGTAGGTATCCACCCAGAATACACAGCTGTTAAAGCTACTTGTTCTTGCGGCAACGAGTTCGAATTCAACTCTGCACTAGGCAAAGATTCAATCCACCTAGACGTATGTGACAAATGTCACCCGTTCTACACTGGTAAGCAACGTATCGTTGATACAGGCGGCCGTGTTGATCGCTTCAACAAACGTTTCGGTGCAATTGGTTCTAAGAAATAA
- the priA gene encoding primosomal protein N' — MPYSIAHVALPVPLDRTFDYLIKSEQKPVVGGRVKVPFGRQRLIGVVTKLSNESEFAREKLKAIDAVLDEQSLWPTNLYKLLNWSSTYYQYPLGDTLANAMPSWLRKGREANFASLKAWQITELGKNQDLNKLTRAPKQAKALNLVRHQQCSHEQMLEEEVTAATLKAISDKGWIEEISLAPTPSYWYRDVEVTQEKPQLNEEQSIAIATVNANHEFGCYLLEGVTGSGKTEVYLQLLEPILKAGRQALILVPEIGLTPQTINRFKRRFNVPVDVIHSGLNDTERLNAWLAARDNHAGIIIGTRSALFTPFHDLGIIIVDEEHDASYKQQDSMRYHARDLAVMRANLDNIPIILGSATPALETLHNANVGKYHHLTLTKRAGTAIPARHGVLDVKGLYLNSGLSAPLIAQMRKHLSEGNQVMLFLNRRGFSPALMCHECGWMAECKRCDAFYTFHQHSNEIRCHHCGSQQPIIHQCQGCGSTQLISVGVGTEQLETQLTNLFPEYKTVRIDRDSTRRKGSLEDYLEAIKNNEYQILIGTQMLAKGHHFPNVTLVGLIDVDSSLFSSDFRAPERLAQLFIQVAGRAGRASKPGEVILQTHHPEHSLLQSLLHHGYGHFAEHALKERKFAQLPPYTHLSLFRAEANNNENVEQFLRQVRDILESHPQFHDATPVLGPIPAPLARRAGKYRWQLLFQAPNRTVMQSMLRGAKTAIELLPLAKKVRWTLDIEPQDLS; from the coding sequence ATGCCCTATTCAATCGCTCATGTTGCACTGCCTGTTCCACTTGATCGCACCTTTGATTATCTTATTAAATCAGAGCAAAAACCTGTGGTCGGTGGGCGAGTAAAAGTCCCTTTTGGGCGTCAGCGTTTAATTGGTGTGGTAACAAAACTTAGCAATGAATCTGAGTTTGCTCGTGAAAAATTAAAAGCCATTGATGCGGTGCTTGATGAGCAAAGTTTATGGCCAACTAATCTATACAAATTATTAAATTGGAGCAGCACGTATTATCAGTATCCATTAGGGGATACGTTGGCAAATGCGATGCCGTCATGGTTAAGAAAAGGAAGAGAAGCCAATTTTGCTTCGTTAAAAGCTTGGCAAATTACCGAGCTTGGTAAAAATCAAGATTTAAATAAGCTAACACGAGCTCCAAAACAAGCCAAAGCACTCAATTTAGTAAGACATCAACAATGCAGTCATGAGCAAATGCTTGAAGAAGAAGTGACTGCTGCCACACTAAAAGCGATTTCAGATAAAGGTTGGATTGAAGAGATATCCCTTGCTCCGACACCAAGCTACTGGTATCGAGATGTTGAAGTCACTCAAGAGAAACCTCAACTCAATGAAGAGCAATCTATCGCTATTGCTACGGTCAATGCAAATCATGAATTTGGTTGTTATCTGTTGGAAGGGGTTACGGGTTCAGGAAAAACTGAAGTCTATTTACAGCTTCTAGAACCGATTTTAAAAGCTGGACGACAAGCGCTTATCTTGGTTCCTGAAATTGGTTTAACTCCACAAACCATTAATCGTTTTAAGCGTCGCTTTAATGTACCTGTTGATGTTATTCATTCAGGACTTAATGACACTGAGCGTTTAAATGCATGGTTAGCAGCAAGGGATAATCACGCCGGTATCATCATTGGTACTCGTTCGGCTCTGTTTACGCCTTTTCATGATTTAGGGATCATCATTGTTGATGAAGAACATGATGCCTCTTATAAGCAACAAGACAGCATGAGATATCATGCGCGCGATTTAGCCGTGATGAGAGCCAACTTAGATAACATCCCTATTATTCTGGGTTCAGCAACCCCTGCGTTAGAAACATTACACAATGCGAATGTTGGAAAATATCATCACCTAACACTAACCAAACGCGCAGGTACTGCCATTCCTGCTCGCCATGGTGTTCTTGATGTAAAAGGCTTATATCTTAACAGCGGCCTATCTGCCCCTTTAATTGCTCAAATGAGAAAACACTTATCTGAGGGCAATCAGGTCATGCTGTTTTTAAACCGCAGAGGCTTTTCACCTGCATTAATGTGTCATGAATGCGGTTGGATGGCTGAATGTAAACGTTGCGATGCTTTCTATACTTTCCATCAACACTCAAATGAAATTCGTTGTCACCACTGTGGTTCACAACAGCCCATTATTCATCAATGTCAAGGGTGCGGATCGACACAATTAATTTCTGTCGGTGTAGGTACAGAACAACTAGAAACACAATTAACCAATCTATTTCCTGAGTACAAAACGGTACGTATTGATAGAGATAGCACTCGTCGTAAAGGTAGCTTAGAAGACTATTTAGAAGCGATTAAGAACAATGAATACCAAATTTTAATTGGTACTCAAATGCTAGCAAAAGGCCACCATTTTCCTAACGTTACTTTGGTTGGATTAATCGACGTAGACAGCTCTCTGTTTAGTAGTGATTTTCGAGCGCCTGAAAGATTAGCTCAATTATTTATTCAGGTTGCAGGGCGTGCAGGACGTGCAAGTAAACCAGGTGAAGTAATTTTGCAAACTCACCACCCTGAGCACTCACTACTACAAAGCTTATTACATCATGGTTATGGGCATTTTGCAGAGCACGCTTTAAAAGAACGTAAATTTGCTCAATTACCACCTTATACCCATTTATCTCTTTTTAGAGCAGAAGCAAATAATAACGAAAACGTGGAACAATTCTTACGACAAGTACGTGATATTTTAGAAAGCCACCCACAATTTCATGATGCAACACCAGTACTTGGGCCGATCCCCGCACCATTAGCCCGTCGTGCAGGTAAATACCGCTGGCAACTATTATTCCAAGCACCAAACCGCACGGTAATGCAATCAATGCTTCGTGGTGCAAAAACCGCCATCGAACTTTTACCTCTAGCAAAAAAAGTTCGATGGACTTTAGATATTGAGCCGCAAGATTTAAGTTAA
- the cytR gene encoding DNA-binding transcriptional regulator CytR, whose protein sequence is MATMKDVALSAGVSTATVSRALMTPEKVSLSTRKRVEDAVLETGYSPTTLTRTLRRNESKTIVTIVPDICDPYFSDIIRGIEDAAVENGYVILVGDSSQQKKREHSFVNLVYTKQVDGMVLLGSDLPFNVSRQEQKNLPPLVMACEYAPELELPTVHIDNLTAAYEAVNYLTKLGHKNIAELSGPESSALCQFRHQGYQQALRRAGITMNASYVQYGDFTFEAGAKAITQLLSLSTPPTAVFCHNDIMAIGAIQKAKQMGFRVPQDISIMGFDDIEFSQYCDPALTTISQPRYEIGRQSMLMLLELLKGHDVRSGSRLLESSLIVRESTASPKNK, encoded by the coding sequence ATGGCGACAATGAAGGACGTTGCTTTATCGGCAGGAGTGTCAACAGCAACGGTATCACGAGCACTAATGACACCAGAAAAAGTATCATTATCCACTCGTAAGCGCGTTGAAGATGCAGTATTAGAAACGGGTTACTCACCCACCACGTTAACTCGAACATTACGACGCAATGAATCAAAAACCATTGTGACGATTGTGCCTGACATTTGCGATCCTTACTTTAGCGATATCATTCGCGGCATTGAAGATGCAGCCGTTGAAAATGGTTATGTCATCTTAGTAGGCGATAGCAGTCAACAGAAAAAACGTGAACACTCCTTTGTTAACCTTGTATACACCAAACAAGTCGACGGTATGGTATTACTTGGTTCAGACCTCCCTTTTAACGTTAGTCGCCAAGAACAAAAAAATTTACCGCCTCTTGTGATGGCGTGTGAATATGCACCAGAATTAGAACTACCAACTGTTCATATCGATAACCTTACAGCAGCCTATGAAGCAGTTAACTACCTAACTAAACTAGGGCATAAAAACATCGCAGAATTATCTGGCCCTGAAAGCTCCGCGCTCTGTCAGTTTCGACACCAAGGTTACCAGCAAGCACTTCGCCGAGCGGGTATCACCATGAATGCCTCTTATGTTCAATATGGTGATTTCACTTTCGAAGCAGGTGCAAAAGCAATAACTCAACTTCTTTCTCTTTCAACGCCACCAACTGCCGTCTTTTGTCATAACGATATTATGGCAATCGGAGCGATTCAAAAAGCGAAACAAATGGGCTTTAGAGTACCTCAAGACATTTCTATCATGGGATTTGATGATATTGAATTCTCTCAATATTGTGATCCAGCATTAACCACGATTTCGCAACCTCGTTATGAAATTGGTCGTCAATCCATGTTGATGCTACTTGAATTATTAAAAGGCCATGATGTTCGTTCTGGCTCACGATTACTCGAATCATCATTAATCGTAAGAGAGAGTACGGCGTCCCCAAAAAACAAATAA
- a CDS encoding SPOR domain-containing protein: protein MANKDYVKRGRSPKKATKKTTKKKGAKQPMSNGSTPWKAVAVAALLVMVFGYALYFLNDSPEPEVKAPVTEVVPVKPKKPTSTEDIPPLPEEQWSYMDELPNKEITVEQKELKVSEIPYIMQCGAYKNRSQAEERKMNIAFQGITSTVRHAEGSSWYKVVLGPYKFKRDAEKDRHKLQRAKIEPCAIWKDQ from the coding sequence GTGGCCAATAAAGATTATGTAAAACGTGGACGCTCTCCTAAGAAAGCGACAAAAAAAACAACTAAGAAAAAAGGCGCTAAACAACCTATGTCTAACGGCTCTACGCCGTGGAAAGCGGTTGCTGTTGCAGCTCTTCTAGTTATGGTTTTTGGCTACGCACTCTATTTCCTTAATGACTCACCAGAGCCAGAAGTAAAAGCACCAGTAACCGAAGTTGTTCCTGTTAAACCGAAGAAACCAACATCAACAGAAGACATCCCACCACTGCCAGAAGAGCAATGGAGCTACATGGATGAGCTGCCAAATAAAGAAATAACAGTTGAACAAAAAGAATTAAAAGTATCTGAGATCCCTTACATTATGCAGTGTGGTGCTTATAAAAACCGCTCACAAGCTGAAGAACGTAAGATGAATATCGCTTTCCAAGGCATAACCTCTACTGTTCGTCATGCTGAAGGAAGTAGCTGGTATAAAGTGGTACTTGGCCCATATAAATTCAAACGTGATGCAGAGAAAGATCGTCACAAACTGCAACGCGCAAAAATCGAACCTTGTGCTATTTGGAAAGATCAATAA
- the hslV gene encoding ATP-dependent protease subunit HslV, with translation MTTIVSVRREGKVVVAGDGQASQGDMIAKGNVKKVRRLYNDSVLVGFAGSTADAFILFDLCERKLEMHQGNLTKAAVELAKEWRSDRALRRLEAMLIVADKTTSLIISGTGDLINADNDLLTIGSGGYFARSAATALLENTDLDAREIATKALTIAGDIDVYTNHNHTVEELNA, from the coding sequence GTGACTACAATTGTTTCTGTACGCCGTGAAGGCAAAGTCGTGGTTGCTGGCGATGGCCAAGCATCTCAAGGCGATATGATCGCAAAAGGCAACGTAAAAAAAGTACGTCGCTTATACAATGACTCAGTATTAGTTGGCTTTGCTGGTAGCACAGCTGATGCATTTATTCTGTTCGACCTGTGTGAACGTAAGCTAGAAATGCATCAAGGTAATCTAACAAAAGCCGCAGTAGAACTAGCAAAAGAGTGGCGTAGTGACCGTGCATTGCGTCGTCTTGAAGCAATGCTAATTGTTGCGGATAAAACAACATCATTAATCATCAGTGGTACAGGTGATCTAATCAATGCTGATAATGACTTATTAACTATTGGTTCTGGTGGTTATTTCGCTCGTTCTGCAGCAACAGCGCTGTTAGAAAACACCGATTTAGACGCTCGCGAAATTGCAACTAAAGCACTGACTATTGCTGGCGATATCGATGTATACACCAACCACAACCACACAGTTGAAGAACTGAACGCTTAA
- the hslU gene encoding HslU--HslV peptidase ATPase subunit, whose translation MSEMTPREIVHELDSHIIGQDKAKRSVAIALRNRWRRMQLAPELRTEVTPKNILMIGPTGVGKTEIARRLAKLANAPFIKVEATKFTEVGYVGKEVESIIRDLTDVAIKMTHQQAVEKVKFRAEEHAEDRILDILLPPARDAWGNNEEGDNDSGTRQSFRKKLREGKLDDKEIEVDVAAPQVGVEIMAPPGMEEMTNQLQGMFQNLSGGNTTKKRKMKIVDALKALTEEEGAKLVNPEELKEQAIFNVENHGIVFIDEIDKICKGSNSHSGDVSREGVQRDLLPLVEGSTVSTKHGMVKTDHMLFITSGAFQMAKPSDLIPELQGRLPIRVELEALTANDFKRILTEPNASLTEQYIALLATENVKVEFTEDGISRIAESAFQVNETTENIGARRLHTVMERLMEEISYDASEKNGESLIVDAEYVSSRLGELVADEDLSRFIL comes from the coding sequence ATGTCTGAGATGACTCCTCGTGAAATCGTACACGAATTAGATAGCCATATTATTGGTCAAGATAAAGCAAAACGTTCAGTTGCCATTGCACTTCGTAACCGTTGGCGTCGTATGCAACTTGCTCCTGAGTTGCGCACAGAAGTAACACCAAAAAACATTCTGATGATTGGTCCAACAGGTGTCGGTAAAACCGAAATCGCTCGTCGTTTAGCAAAACTTGCAAACGCACCTTTCATCAAAGTTGAAGCAACTAAATTCACTGAAGTGGGTTACGTTGGTAAAGAAGTAGAAAGCATCATTCGTGATTTAACCGATGTTGCTATTAAAATGACGCATCAACAAGCGGTTGAAAAAGTAAAATTCCGAGCTGAAGAGCACGCAGAAGATCGCATTCTAGATATCTTACTGCCACCAGCTCGTGACGCTTGGGGTAATAATGAAGAAGGCGATAACGATTCTGGTACACGACAATCTTTCCGTAAAAAATTACGCGAAGGTAAGTTAGACGATAAAGAAATCGAAGTGGATGTTGCTGCACCTCAAGTTGGCGTTGAAATCATGGCTCCTCCAGGTATGGAAGAGATGACAAACCAACTTCAAGGTATGTTCCAAAACCTATCAGGCGGCAATACAACCAAAAAGCGCAAGATGAAAATCGTTGATGCACTTAAAGCGCTAACAGAAGAAGAAGGTGCGAAGCTGGTTAACCCTGAAGAGCTAAAAGAACAAGCGATCTTCAATGTAGAAAACCACGGTATCGTGTTTATCGATGAAATTGATAAAATCTGTAAAGGTTCAAACTCTCACTCTGGTGATGTATCTCGTGAAGGTGTTCAACGTGATTTACTTCCATTAGTAGAAGGCAGCACGGTTAGTACTAAACACGGCATGGTGAAAACCGATCATATGTTATTCATCACTTCAGGTGCATTCCAAATGGCAAAACCATCTGACTTGATCCCTGAATTACAAGGTCGTTTACCAATCCGTGTTGAACTTGAAGCGCTAACAGCAAATGATTTCAAACGCATTTTAACCGAACCTAATGCATCATTAACTGAGCAATACATTGCTCTATTAGCGACCGAAAATGTAAAAGTTGAATTTACTGAAGATGGCATCAGTCGTATTGCTGAATCCGCATTCCAAGTAAATGAAACCACTGAAAACATCGGTGCTCGCCGTCTACACACAGTGATGGAACGACTAATGGAAGAGATCTCTTATGATGCTTCTGAAAAAAATGGCGAAAGCTTAATTGTTGATGCTGAATATGTAAGTTCACGCCTAGGTGAACTTGTTGCTGATGAAGACCTAAGCCGCTTCATTCTGTAA
- a CDS encoding OsmC family protein translates to MNAEVKWIEGLSFLGQSQSGHSIVMDGNGGEKAPSPMEMVLMAAGGCSSVDVVDGLKSANQEVTACVAKLSSERRETAPKLFTYINIHFEVTGNNLDSTVVERVTADSLQKYCSVCLMLGEGVKMTHSWEIISA, encoded by the coding sequence ATGAACGCTGAAGTTAAATGGATTGAGGGATTGTCTTTTCTAGGTCAATCTCAATCAGGTCACTCTATTGTTATGGATGGTAATGGGGGAGAAAAAGCACCAAGTCCGATGGAAATGGTCTTAATGGCTGCTGGAGGATGCAGTTCTGTTGATGTTGTTGATGGACTTAAATCGGCAAATCAAGAAGTCACAGCTTGCGTTGCTAAGCTATCTAGTGAGCGTCGTGAAACTGCACCAAAGTTGTTTACTTACATTAATATTCACTTTGAAGTAACAGGTAACAACCTAGATTCAACGGTTGTCGAGAGAGTCACTGCGGATTCATTACAGAAATATTGCTCTGTATGTTTAATGCTTGGTGAGGGCGTAAAAATGACGCACTCATGGGAAATTATCTCTGCTTAA
- the crp gene encoding cAMP-activated global transcriptional regulator CRP gives MVLGKPQTDPTLEWFLSHCHIHKYPSKSTLIHAGEKAETLYYIVKGSVAVLIKDEEGKEMILSYLNQGDFIGELGLFEEGQERSAWVRAKSPCEVAEISFKKFRQLIQVNPDILMRLSAQMATRLQITSQKVGDLAFLDVTGRIAQTLLNLAKQPDAMTHPDGMQIKITRQEIGQIVGCSRETVGRILKMLEEQNLISAHGKTIVVYGTR, from the coding sequence ATGGTTCTAGGTAAACCTCAAACAGATCCAACATTAGAGTGGTTCTTGTCTCACTGTCACATTCATAAGTACCCTTCAAAGAGCACGCTAATTCACGCGGGTGAAAAAGCGGAAACTCTTTACTACATTGTAAAAGGTTCTGTTGCTGTACTTATCAAAGATGAAGAAGGTAAAGAAATGATCCTTTCTTACCTAAACCAAGGTGACTTCATTGGTGAGCTTGGCTTATTTGAAGAAGGTCAAGAGCGTTCAGCGTGGGTTCGTGCGAAAAGCCCTTGTGAAGTAGCAGAAATTTCATTCAAGAAATTCCGCCAACTTATCCAAGTTAACCCAGATATCCTAATGCGTCTTTCTGCGCAAATGGCAACTCGTTTACAAATCACTAGCCAAAAAGTAGGTGACTTAGCATTCCTAGACGTAACAGGCCGTATCGCTCAAACGCTACTAAACCTTGCTAAACAACCTGATGCAATGACTCACCCAGACGGCATGCAAATTAAGATCACTCGTCAAGAGATCGGTCAAATTGTTGGTTGTTCACGTGAAACTGTTGGCCGTATCTTAAAGATGCTTGAAGAGCAAAACCTGATTTCAGCGCACGGCAAAACAATTGTAGTTTACGGTACTCGTTAA
- a CDS encoding DUF1338 domain-containing protein, with protein MNNVNTLFSSLWQDYITRLSPSADQVHQLLSSGGDIVNDHIALRTFNLPKVGLSTLAAPFLAIGYKPCDEYEFIAKKLKAQHFEHPDPNAPLVFISELLVEKLSDDAQTIIKSLVEQVPAHYFATRDFLSSGRPWSLSFDEYKVLAKESEYASWLAAHGYGANHFTVYVNQLDGFDEVVDVNQHLRNAGFSINEVGGEVKGSPEVCLEQSSTMADKVMVKFSDGEFEIPGGFYEFAKRYELPNGELYTGFVAASADKIFESTDG; from the coding sequence ATGAATAATGTAAACACACTTTTTTCATCATTATGGCAAGACTATATTACACGTTTGTCGCCATCGGCAGACCAAGTGCATCAATTGCTATCCAGTGGTGGTGATATTGTAAATGATCATATTGCCTTGCGGACGTTTAATTTGCCTAAGGTTGGTTTATCCACATTAGCCGCGCCCTTTTTAGCTATTGGGTATAAACCGTGTGATGAATATGAATTTATTGCTAAAAAATTGAAAGCACAACATTTTGAGCACCCAGATCCTAATGCACCACTTGTGTTTATCAGTGAGCTATTGGTTGAAAAATTATCTGATGATGCTCAAACCATAATTAAATCATTAGTAGAACAAGTTCCTGCTCATTATTTTGCAACTCGTGACTTTCTGTCTTCAGGTAGACCGTGGTCTTTAAGTTTTGATGAATATAAGGTGTTAGCAAAAGAGAGTGAGTATGCTTCTTGGTTAGCTGCTCATGGTTATGGAGCGAATCATTTTACCGTGTATGTTAATCAACTTGATGGTTTTGATGAAGTAGTTGATGTTAATCAGCACTTACGTAATGCTGGATTTAGTATTAATGAGGTTGGTGGAGAAGTAAAAGGCTCTCCAGAGGTTTGTTTAGAGCAATCATCTACAATGGCGGATAAAGTGATGGTTAAATTTAGTGATGGTGAGTTTGAGATCCCTGGTGGATTTTACGAATTTGCTAAACGTTATGAATTACCAAATGGTGAACTATACACAGGGTTTGTTGCGGCTTCTGCGGACAAAATCTTTGAAAGTACTGACGGGTAA